A single Aspergillus chevalieri M1 DNA, chromosome 3, nearly complete sequence DNA region contains:
- the SEC26 gene encoding coatomer subunit beta (BUSCO:EOG09260GKG;~COG:U;~EggNog:ENOG410PHGH;~InterPro:IPR016024,IPR011989,IPR016460,IPR011710, IPR002553,IPR029446;~PFAM:PF01602,PF07718,PF12717,PF14806;~go_component: GO:0005737 - cytoplasm [Evidence IEA];~go_component: GO:0030117 - membrane coat [Evidence IEA];~go_component: GO:0030126 - COPI vesicle coat [Evidence IEA];~go_function: GO:0005198 - structural molecule activity [Evidence IEA];~go_process: GO:0006886 - intracellular protein transport [Evidence IEA];~go_process: GO:0016192 - vesicle-mediated transport [Evidence IEA]), translating into MASFLENAYSLVHQDNTADQPSLQELKLQLEKGTDETKMETMRTIITIMLNGDPMSQLLMHIIRFVMPSRSKPLKKLLYFYYEICPKLDSNGKLKQEMILVCNGIRNDLQHPNEYVRGNTLRFLCKLREPELIEPLLSSARSCLEHRHAYVRKNAVWAVASIFQHSEPLIPDAPELIQTFLDGETDSTCKRNAFAALMSISHTKALEYLATTFDSIPNTDELLQLVELEFIRKDAVQNSQNKAKYLRLIFDLLDASTSTVIYEAATSLTALTSNPVAVKAAAGKLIELAIREADNNVKLIVLDRVDQLRIRNEGVLDDLTMEILRVLSSPDIDVRRKALGIALEMVSSKNVEEIVMLLKKELAKTVDETYEQNIEYRQLLIQSIHNCAIKFSEIAASVVDLLMDFIADFNNNSAVDVISFVKEVVEKFPKLRASIVNRLVSTLSEVRAGKVYRGVLWVVGEYSLEEKDIREAWKRIRASLGEIPILASEQRLLDEVPDESAAVKEQLNGAKPSAPTGSRKVLADGTYATESALTSQSAAAARLEAVKAAQKPPLRQLILDGDYYLATVLSSTLTKLVMRHSEVSEEAARTNALRAEAMLIMISIMRVGQSHFVKAPIDEDSVDRIMTCVRSLAEFSEKKELETTFLEDTRKAFRAMVQVEDKKRAAKEAVEKAKTAVQIDDAIPIRQFTKKTDVEGAEEIELDLAKATGGDSTVETVSSKLSRVVQLTGFSDPVYAEAYVTVHQFDIVLDVLLVNQTLETLQNLSVEFATLGDLKVVERPATHNLGPRDFLNVQATVKVSSTDTGVIFGNIVYDGPSSTETHVVILNDIHADIMDYIQPAHCTETQFRTMWTEFEWENKVNINSKAKTLREFLKQLMESTNMACLTPDASLKGDCRFLSANLYARSVFGEDALANLSIEKEGDDGPITGFVRIRSRSQGLALSLGSLKGLKASAA; encoded by the exons ATGGCGTCGTTTCTGGAAAATGCGTACAGTTTGGTCCATCAGGACAACACTGCGGATCAGCCTTCCTTGCAGGAGTTGAAATTGCAGCTGGAGAAGGGCACCGATGAGACCAAGATGGAGACCATGAGGACCATCATCACGATCATGCTGAACGGAGACCCCATGTCCCAACTATTAATGCACATTATTCGCTTTGTTATGCCGTCTAGGAGCAAACCATTGAAAAAGCTGCTATACTTCTACTATGAAATCTGCCCGAAACTGGACTCGAATGGCAAGCTTAAGCAGGAGATGATCTTGGTCTG CAACGGAATCCGTAACGACTTGCAACACCCCAACGAATACGTCCGAGGCAATACCCTGCGATTCCTGTGCAAGCTCCGAGAACCGGAACTCATCGAACCGCTCCTCTCCTCCGCACGGTCGTGTTTGGAACACCGTCACGCATACGTCCGGAAGAACGCCGTCTGGGCCGTTGCATCAATCTTCCAACACTCGGAACCTCTCATCCCGGATGCACCAGAACTTATCCAGACCTTCCTCGACGGTGAAACCGACAGCACCTGCAAGCGCAATGCGTTTGCCGCTCTCATGTCCATTAGCCACACCAAGGCCCTGGAATACCTGGCGACTACCTTCGATAGCATCCCGAACACTGATGAGCTGTTGCAACTTGTCGAGCTGGAGTTTATCAGGAAGGATGCGGTGCAGAACTCGCAGAACAAG GCTAAATATCTGCGTTTGATCTTCGATCTCCTTGACGCATCTACGAGTACTGTGATATACGAAGCCGCCACTTCTCTTACTGCGCTCACCAGCAACCCCGTGGCTGTCAAGGCCGCTGCCGGCAAACTCATCGAGCTCGCTATCCGGGAGGCGGACAACAACGTCAAGCTCATCGTGTTGGACCGTGTCGACCAATTGCGCATCCGCAACGAGGGCGTTTTGGATGATCTCACCATGGAAATCCTGCGCGTGCTCTCTAGTCCCGACATTGACGTTCGTCGCAAGGCTCTTGGCATCGCTTTGGAGATGGTTTCCAGCAAGAATGTGGAAGAGATTGTCATGTTGCTGAAGAAGGAGCTGGCCAAGACGGTCGATGAGACATATGAGCAGAACATTGAATACCGTCAACTCCTTATCCAGTCGATACACAACTGCGCCATCAAGTTCTCGGAAATCGCCGCCAGTGTTGTGGACCTCCTGATGGACTTTATCGCCGACTTCAACAACAACTCTGCTGTGGATGTTATCTCGTTCGTCAAGGAGGTTGTGGAGAAATTTCCCAAGCTACGGGCCTCTATTGTGAATCGTTTGGTTTCGACATTGAGTGAGGTTCGCGCCGGAAAGGTCTACCGCGGTGTCCTGTGGGTTGTCGGAGAGTACTCgttggaggagaaggatatTCGTGAGGCCTGGAAACGTATTCGCGCAAGTCTTGGAGAAATTCCGATCTTGGCCTCTGAGCAACGACTGCTTGATGAAGTTCCGGATGAGTCTGCGGCCGTGAAGGAGCAACTCAATGGTGCCAAGCCTTCCGCTCCGACGGGTTCAAGAAAGGTTCTCGCTGATGGCACGTACGCTACTGAAAGCGCTCTTACGAGCCAATCGGCAGCGGCTGCCAGACTCGAGGCTGTCAAGGCTGCCCAGAAGCCCCCTCTTCGTCAGCTCATTTTGGACGGTGACTACTACCTTGCAACAGTGCTGTCGTCTACATTGACGAAGTTGGTGATGCGTCACTCTGAGGTCTCTGAAGAGGCGGCTCGTACCAACGCTCTCCGCGCCGAGGCCATGTTGATTATGATTTCGATTATGCGTGTTGGTCAGTCCCACTTCGTCAAGGCTCCCATCGACGAAGACTCTGTCGACCGTATCATGACCTGTGTGCGCTCGCTGGCTGAGTTTTCCGAGAAGAAGGAGTTGGAGACCACCTTCCTCGAGGATACCCGGAAGGCTTTCCGTGCGATGGTTCAGGTCGAGGACAAGAAGCGGGCTGCCAAGGAAGCTGTTGAGAAGGCAAAGACCGCCGTGCAGATTGACGACGCGATCCCGATCCGGCAATTCACCAAGAAGACTGACGTTGAAGGTGCTGAAGAAATCGAGCTCGACTTGGCCAAGGCCACTGGCGGCGACTCTACTGTGGAGACTGTGTCCTCGAAACTCAGCCGGGTGGTGCAATTGACCGGTTTCTCCGACCCTGTTTATGCGGAAGCTTACGTTACCGTCCACCAGTTTGACATTGTTCTCGACGTCCTTCTGGTCAACCAAACACTGGAGACCTTGCAGAACCTGTCTGTGGAGTTTGCAACACTCGGAGACCTTAAGGTTGTTGAGCGGCCCGCGACCCACAACCTCGGACCGCGCGACTTCTTGAACGTTCAGGCTACCGTCAAGGTTTCGTCGACGGATACCGGTGTCATTTTCGGTAACATTGTATACGACGGGCCTAGTTCGACGGAAACCCACGTGGTTATTCTCAACGATATCCACGCGGACATTATGGACTACATCCAGCCCGCGCATTGCACGGAGACGCAGTTCCGGACCATGTGGACCGAATTCGAATGGGAGAACAAGGTCAATATCAACTCGAAGGCGAAGACTCTTCGCGAGTTCCTCAAGCAGCTGATGGAGAGCACCAACATGGCCTGCTTGACACCGGACGCATCTCTCAAGGGTGATTGCCGGTTCTTGAGCGCCAACCTGTATGCCCGGAGTGTATTCG GCGAGGATGCACTGGCAAATCTGAGCATCGAAAAAGAAGGAGACGACGGACCGATCACAGGATTTGTACGGATAAGAAGTCGGTCGCAGGGACTGGCGTTGAGTTTGGGGTCACTCAAGGGACTCAAGGCGTCCGCGGCATAA
- a CDS encoding mago nashi family protein (COG:A;~EggNog:ENOG410PID9;~InterPro:IPR004023,IPR036605,IPR017441;~PFAM:PF02792;~go_component: GO:0005634 - nucleus [Evidence IEA];~go_component: GO:0035145 - exon-exon junction complex [Evidence IEA];~go_function: GO:0005524 - ATP binding [Evidence IEA];~go_process: GO:0008380 - RNA splicing [Evidence IEA]) translates to MAQNDPFYLRYYSGHSGRFGHEFLEFDFRTLGDGRSAAVRYANNSNYRNDSLIRKEMCVSAAMIQEIKRIIKDSEILKEDDSKWPQKNKDGRQELEIRLGNEHISFETAKIGSLVDVTESADPEGLRVFYYLVQDLKALIFSLISLHFKIKPI, encoded by the exons ATGGCGCAAAACGACCCTTTTTATCTCCGCTACTA CTCCGGTCACTCTGGGCGGTTCGGGCATGAGTTTCTAG AATTCGACTTCCGCACCCTAGGCGATGGTCGCAGCGCCGCCGTTCGATACGCGAACAACTCCAACTACCGCAATGATTCCCTGATCCGCAAAGAGA TGTGTGTGAGCGCAGCGATGATACAGGAGATCAAGCGTATCATCAAAGACAGCGAAATCCTGAA GGAAGATGATTCGAAATGGCCgcagaagaacaaggatggTCGACAAGAATTGGAGATCCGATTGGGCAACGAACACATTTCATTCGAG ACCGCGAAAATTGGGTCGTTAGTAGATGTGACGGAATCGGCAGATCCGGAAGGACTGCGTGTGTTCTACTACCTCGTCCAGGATCTCAAGGCTCTCATTTTCTCCCTCATCTCCCTTCACTTCAAG ATCAAGCCTATCTAA
- a CDS encoding uncharacterized protein (TransMembrane:1 (o100-119i)) yields the protein MSTLNVNPEYSDDFEHKPLPLKLYPEYDDEEDLPIKKRLEALVNRDMSPSQAAIDFDTTITEVTNRRQKEVMKRPDLQALTPEERAQGVNMYDLVPNPRLAIHTIFLSIARLCVTTWLLSYRT from the coding sequence ATGTCAACCCTCAATGTGAACCCTGAATACTCAGACGACTTTGAGCACAAGCCGCTGCCCTTGAAATTGTATCCTGAAtacgacgatgaagaagatctACCAATAAAGAAGAGACTAGAGGCCCTGGTCAACAGGGATATGAGCCCAAGCCAGGCGGCCATTGATTTTGACACCACTATCACTGAAGTAACCAATCGAAGGCAGAAGGAGGTGATGAAACGGCCAGATCTGCAGGCCCTCACACCAGAAGAAAGAGCCCAAGGGGTTAACATGTACGACCTCGTGCCAAATCCTAGGCTAGCTATCCACACGATATTCCTATCAATTGCCCGAttatgtgtcacaacctggcttctctcgtatcgtacctag